In Modestobacter versicolor, a single genomic region encodes these proteins:
- a CDS encoding ABC transporter permease, translating into MTTPTGSEAPTRTTAGLTGSADVPSTSDAVVAAGTTPSQQFAARSARRSRKPLQKLAGIWRLWFFALVLVLWWVLSADSTSTFFPPLQNIVQSLYDTWIVGEARSDLYSSLRHFAIGYTIAGILGVGIGALLWKFQRVGHAVSPVLYFVYVIPTAALLPAIVAIMGIGSPMKITIVVLAAIWPTMLNTLDGMRGIDPIKLDTAKVLHMSSLTTVRTVVLPGAMPQIMAGLRHSLQIAVIMMVVSELIASTEGIGFFILEAQQRFAITTMWTGIIVLALVGSVLTFLFIAVERVVLAWYIGARAVEQKG; encoded by the coding sequence ATGACCACGCCCACGGGCTCCGAAGCCCCCACCCGCACGACGGCGGGGCTCACCGGCTCCGCGGACGTCCCGTCGACGTCCGACGCCGTCGTGGCGGCCGGCACCACCCCGTCCCAGCAGTTCGCCGCCCGGTCGGCGCGGCGCTCGCGCAAACCGCTGCAGAAGCTGGCCGGCATCTGGCGGTTGTGGTTCTTCGCGCTGGTCCTGGTGCTGTGGTGGGTGCTGTCGGCGGACAGCACGTCGACGTTCTTCCCGCCGCTGCAGAACATCGTGCAGAGCCTGTACGACACCTGGATCGTCGGGGAGGCCCGCAGCGACCTGTACTCGAGCCTGCGGCACTTCGCCATCGGCTACACGATCGCCGGCATCCTCGGCGTCGGGATCGGTGCCCTGCTCTGGAAGTTCCAGCGGGTGGGGCACGCGGTCAGCCCGGTGCTGTACTTCGTCTACGTCATCCCCACCGCGGCGCTGCTGCCCGCGATCGTGGCGATCATGGGCATCGGGTCGCCGATGAAGATCACGATCGTCGTCCTCGCGGCCATCTGGCCGACCATGCTGAACACGCTGGACGGGATGCGCGGCATCGACCCCATCAAGCTGGACACCGCCAAGGTCCTGCACATGTCCTCGCTGACCACCGTGCGCACCGTGGTGCTGCCCGGGGCGATGCCGCAGATCATGGCCGGCCTGCGGCACAGCCTGCAGATCGCCGTGATCATGATGGTGGTCAGCGAGCTCATCGCCTCCACCGAGGGCATCGGCTTCTTCATCCTCGAGGCCCAGCAGCGCTTCGCCATCACCACCATGTGGACCGGGATCATCGTCCTGGCCCTGGTCGGCAGCGTGCTGACCTTCCTGTTCATCGCCGTCGAGCGCGTCGTCCTGGCCTGGTACATCGGCGCCCGCGCCGTCGAGCAGAAGGGTTGA
- a CDS encoding ABC transporter permease produces the protein MKVVDTGWFRLLARVGVIAAVLAGWQYLSVAGVLDASSFPSMTDTMAELGRQLTRPDLWEAVWETVRGWGLGVLIGGSLAIVVGTLLGLNRFAYLSVIPVVEFLKTVPVIAILPLAIVVWGATLEMKVFLVAFGVFWPLTIQTIYGVRAVDPVVRDTAAVLRLRGLRKFTTVTLPSAAPFIATGVRVAAAVGLILTIIAELIGGARGLGLSILTSVNAGPDRLPATYAFILLTGVAGVLVTSAFAYLEQRLLHWHESQRNVASKAA, from the coding sequence GTGAAGGTCGTCGACACCGGCTGGTTCCGCCTGCTCGCCCGGGTCGGGGTGATCGCAGCGGTGCTCGCGGGCTGGCAGTACCTCAGCGTCGCGGGCGTGCTGGACGCCTCGTCCTTCCCCAGCATGACCGACACCATGGCCGAGCTCGGCCGCCAGTTGACCCGCCCCGACCTGTGGGAGGCGGTCTGGGAGACCGTCCGCGGCTGGGGGCTGGGGGTGCTGATCGGCGGGTCCCTGGCCATCGTGGTCGGCACGCTGCTCGGGCTGAACCGCTTCGCCTACCTCAGCGTCATCCCGGTCGTCGAGTTCCTCAAGACGGTGCCGGTCATCGCGATCCTGCCGCTGGCCATCGTCGTGTGGGGCGCCACCCTGGAGATGAAGGTCTTCCTGGTCGCCTTCGGCGTCTTCTGGCCGCTGACGATCCAGACCATCTACGGCGTCCGCGCGGTGGACCCGGTCGTGCGGGACACCGCCGCCGTCCTGCGGCTGCGCGGCCTGCGGAAGTTCACCACCGTCACGCTGCCCAGCGCCGCCCCGTTCATCGCGACCGGCGTGCGCGTGGCGGCGGCGGTCGGCCTGATCCTCACCATCATCGCGGAGCTCATCGGCGGCGCACGCGGCCTGGGCCTCAGCATCCTGACGTCCGTGAACGCCGGCCCCGACCGGCTCCCGGCGACGTACGCGTTCATCCTGCTCACCGGCGTCGCCGGGGTGCTGGTGACCAGTGCGTTCGCCTACCTCGAGCAGCGCCTCCTGCACTGGCACGAGAGCCAGCGCAACGTGGCGTCGAAGGCGGCCTGA
- a CDS encoding aldehyde dehydrogenase family protein, whose protein sequence is MEQTPAGTVLTAPDDAVPHEAAVLVAGQRLASDFQPVVNPARLSEVIGRVALGTAEHVDQAVAAAAAAFPAWSQLSPHERAARLGDAAAAITAAAGPLAELLTREQGKVLWESRVDVGGAAHILGYYTGLADRLAEDEVFRSDARGTIWSGRRPMGVTGVIVPWNSPVYLAFLGIAPALLAGNTVVVKPSELAPLTLSAVLRVLADALPEGVVGVVPGGGEAGAAIAAHHGIRKVFFTGSTATGQQVMRAAAGNLKNISLELGGNDPAIVLESAVVDDRLVDELVQSVFTASGQICFNVKRIYVHRSHHDEFVERYTAAVDRLVVGDGLDPRSTMGPVNNRPQFERVKGLLERTRAAGATVTTLGRRLDPDTWDDGYFLQPTVVTDVEPGAELVTCEQFGPVVPVLPFDTDDEAVALANDSEFGLAASVWSQDREHALRVARRLECGSVFLNVHRIGASDVSMPFGGFKGSGIGRGHGITALEACTELQTIADHVDVSGFPGPNR, encoded by the coding sequence ATGGAGCAGACGCCCGCCGGCACCGTCCTGACCGCACCGGACGACGCCGTACCGCACGAGGCGGCCGTCCTGGTCGCCGGGCAGCGGCTCGCCTCCGACTTCCAGCCCGTCGTCAACCCCGCCCGGCTCTCCGAGGTCATCGGCCGGGTGGCCCTGGGCACCGCCGAGCACGTCGACCAGGCCGTGGCGGCCGCAGCCGCCGCCTTCCCGGCCTGGTCGCAGCTGAGCCCGCACGAGCGCGCCGCCCGGCTCGGCGACGCGGCCGCCGCGATCACCGCCGCCGCCGGCCCGCTCGCCGAACTGCTCACCCGCGAGCAGGGCAAGGTCCTGTGGGAGTCCCGGGTGGACGTCGGCGGCGCGGCGCACATCCTCGGGTACTACACCGGGCTGGCCGACCGGCTGGCCGAGGACGAGGTGTTCCGCTCCGACGCCCGCGGCACGATCTGGTCCGGCCGCCGCCCGATGGGCGTCACCGGCGTGATCGTCCCGTGGAACAGCCCGGTCTACCTGGCCTTCCTCGGGATCGCCCCGGCCCTGCTGGCCGGCAACACCGTCGTGGTCAAGCCCTCCGAGCTGGCCCCGCTCACGCTGAGCGCGGTGCTCCGGGTCCTCGCCGACGCCCTGCCCGAGGGCGTGGTCGGCGTGGTGCCCGGTGGTGGCGAGGCCGGTGCGGCGATCGCCGCCCACCACGGCATCCGCAAGGTCTTCTTCACCGGCAGCACCGCCACCGGCCAGCAGGTCATGCGCGCGGCGGCCGGCAACCTCAAGAACATCAGCCTCGAGCTCGGCGGCAACGACCCGGCCATCGTGCTGGAGAGCGCGGTGGTCGACGACCGGCTCGTCGACGAGCTGGTGCAGAGCGTCTTCACCGCCAGCGGCCAGATCTGCTTCAACGTCAAGCGGATCTACGTCCACCGGTCGCACCACGACGAGTTCGTCGAGCGCTACACCGCCGCCGTCGACCGGCTGGTGGTCGGCGACGGCCTGGACCCCCGCAGCACCATGGGGCCGGTCAACAACCGCCCGCAGTTCGAGCGGGTCAAGGGCCTGCTCGAGCGCACCCGCGCCGCCGGCGCGACGGTGACCACCCTCGGGCGCCGGCTCGACCCGGACACCTGGGACGACGGGTACTTCCTGCAGCCCACCGTGGTCACCGACGTCGAGCCCGGCGCCGAGCTGGTCACCTGCGAGCAGTTCGGCCCGGTGGTCCCGGTGCTCCCCTTCGACACCGACGACGAGGCCGTCGCGCTGGCCAACGACAGCGAGTTCGGGCTCGCCGCCTCGGTGTGGAGCCAGGACCGGGAGCACGCGCTGCGGGTCGCCCGCCGGCTGGAGTGCGGCAGCGTCTTCCTCAACGTCCACCGCATCGGCGCCTCGGACGTGTCCATGCCCTTCGGCGGCTTCAAGGGCAGCGGCATCGGGCGCGGCCACGGCATCACCGCGCTGGAGGCCTGCACCGAGCTGCAGACCATCGCCGACCACGTCGACGTCTCGGGGTTCCCCGGCCCGAACCGGTGA
- a CDS encoding ABC transporter substrate-binding protein encodes MRTGLKVTALAAVVAMAAACGSDDGDSTASGGGSDGELTEVTVNIVPFSPNAVLFLAMEKGMFEERGIKVNLERAASPIPVVASLVADQAQFGFVTTPVLINANREGTAIKCVSAIDGQVSPDRDSSALVAAKDSGIDSLDDLEGKSVAVVQLASINLIGAKKLIEDAGATGTEYVALPFPQMPQALADGRVDAAVITSPYVEQAVEAGAVTLANPSSDLFPGGTIYCYAATASYLEENAEVAEGFAAAMEEAILYTKDHEDEAKATLVENLELTEEQAQAQILPSNFDPEINLESIGEIQDLMEEQGSIDSTVDPADLVWKP; translated from the coding sequence GTGCGTACAGGTCTGAAGGTCACCGCGCTGGCCGCGGTCGTGGCCATGGCTGCCGCTTGCGGCAGCGACGACGGCGACTCCACGGCGTCCGGGGGTGGCAGCGACGGCGAGCTGACCGAGGTCACCGTCAACATCGTCCCGTTCAGCCCCAACGCCGTGCTGTTCCTGGCGATGGAGAAGGGCATGTTCGAGGAGCGCGGCATCAAGGTGAACCTCGAGCGGGCCGCCTCGCCGATCCCGGTCGTCGCCTCGCTCGTCGCCGACCAGGCCCAGTTCGGCTTCGTCACCACGCCGGTGCTGATCAACGCCAACCGCGAGGGCACCGCGATCAAGTGCGTGTCCGCGATCGACGGGCAGGTCAGCCCGGACCGCGACTCCAGCGCCCTGGTCGCGGCGAAGGACAGCGGCATCGACTCCCTCGACGACCTCGAGGGCAAGAGCGTGGCCGTCGTCCAGCTCGCCAGCATCAACCTCATCGGTGCGAAGAAGCTCATCGAGGACGCCGGTGCGACCGGCACCGAGTACGTCGCCCTGCCGTTCCCGCAGATGCCCCAGGCGCTCGCCGACGGCCGGGTCGACGCCGCGGTGATCACCTCGCCGTACGTCGAGCAGGCCGTCGAGGCCGGCGCCGTGACGCTGGCCAACCCCAGCTCGGACCTGTTCCCCGGCGGGACCATCTACTGCTACGCCGCCACCGCCTCCTACCTGGAGGAGAACGCCGAGGTCGCCGAGGGCTTCGCGGCCGCCATGGAGGAGGCGATCCTCTACACGAAGGACCACGAGGACGAGGCGAAGGCCACGCTCGTGGAGAACCTGGAGCTGACCGAGGAGCAGGCCCAGGCGCAGATCCTCCCGTCGAACTTCGACCCGGAGATCAACCTGGAGTCCATCGGCGAGATCCAGGACCTCATGGAGGAGCAGGGCTCCATCGACAGCACCGTCGACCCGGCGGACCTGGTCTGGAAGCCCTGA
- a CDS encoding IclR family transcriptional regulator, with product MQNYSSPTTPPSTAADDGTSPAEPAGTSVDRALLLLQLIGEHQVLRVAEAAELLGVARSTAHRLLTALRRRGFVLQDRPNGAYRSGPALYEIALAAVSRIDIRQVARPVLEQIRAETEETVSLAVLEGTTVRFLDCAESQRSVRVGNRTGVVRPAHASAVGKAILASLSEAELGRRYPGGDLPSGATAAAITDFGLLHEELADIRVRGYALNWEESTDGICAVAVALRDTVGQPLAGLGVVAPTSRVSSREGIAALAPAVLRGAAVIEERLRVPA from the coding sequence GTGCAGAATTACTCCTCACCGACCACCCCGCCGTCGACCGCCGCGGACGACGGGACGTCCCCTGCCGAGCCGGCCGGCACGTCCGTGGACCGGGCCCTGCTCCTCCTCCAGCTCATCGGCGAGCACCAGGTGCTCCGCGTCGCCGAGGCCGCCGAGCTGCTGGGGGTGGCGCGCTCGACCGCGCACCGGCTGCTCACCGCGCTCCGCCGCCGGGGCTTCGTGCTGCAGGACCGCCCCAACGGCGCCTACCGCTCGGGGCCCGCGCTCTACGAGATCGCGCTGGCCGCCGTGAGCCGGATCGACATCCGCCAGGTCGCCCGGCCGGTGCTGGAGCAGATCCGCGCGGAGACCGAGGAGACCGTCAGCCTCGCGGTGCTCGAGGGCACGACCGTGCGGTTCCTCGACTGCGCGGAGAGCCAGCGCTCGGTGCGCGTCGGCAACCGGACCGGGGTGGTCCGGCCGGCGCACGCCTCGGCCGTGGGCAAGGCGATCCTGGCCAGCCTCTCCGAGGCGGAGCTGGGCCGCCGCTACCCGGGCGGGGACCTGCCCTCCGGGGCCACCGCCGCAGCCATCACCGACTTCGGGCTGCTGCACGAGGAGCTGGCCGACATCCGCGTCCGGGGCTACGCGCTGAACTGGGAGGAGAGCACCGACGGCATCTGCGCCGTCGCCGTGGCCCTGCGGGACACCGTGGGGCAGCCGCTGGCCGGGCTCGGCGTGGTCGCCCCGACCAGCCGGGTGAGCAGCCGGGAAGGGATCGCCGCCCTGGCGCCGGCGGTGCTGCGCGGGGCGGCGGTGATCGAGGAGCGCCTCCGCGTCCCGGCCTGA
- a CDS encoding amidohydrolase family protein, which translates to MSTDPATPRTGGQQGYLRIATEEAFATQDLFDAWARTMDSPDVDPGFAGLAGFYTTSQAERPRAIKRRLLDIGEQRIADMDAAGIDRALLLLTAPGVQWLDRAEGVALAAGANDELADACRRFPDRFSGLAAVAPQDPAAAADELRRGVTQLGLHGGVINGHTQGRYLSEPEFWPIFEAAEDLDVPIYIHPTGLPKTMLPPFQEAGLDGAIYGFAVDTGLHLLRIMTAGVFDRFPRLKIVVGHAGEGLPFWLFRLDHMHAATVRAQRYESMKPTQRTISEYMRENVYVTTSGMAWGPAVQFCQQVLGADRVMYAMDYPYEYEVEEVLTYDRLDVDDETKRMLFQTNAERVFGLPVAARA; encoded by the coding sequence ATGAGCACCGACCCCGCCACCCCCCGGACCGGCGGCCAGCAGGGCTACCTCCGGATCGCGACCGAGGAGGCGTTCGCCACCCAGGACCTGTTCGACGCCTGGGCCCGGACGATGGACAGCCCCGACGTCGACCCCGGGTTCGCCGGGCTGGCGGGCTTCTACACGACCAGCCAGGCCGAGCGGCCGCGGGCGATCAAGCGGCGGCTGCTCGACATCGGCGAGCAGCGGATCGCCGACATGGACGCCGCCGGCATCGACCGGGCGCTGCTGCTGCTGACCGCGCCGGGTGTGCAGTGGCTGGACCGGGCCGAGGGCGTGGCGCTGGCCGCCGGGGCCAACGACGAGCTCGCCGACGCCTGCCGCCGGTTCCCCGACCGCTTCAGCGGCCTGGCCGCGGTGGCTCCGCAGGACCCCGCGGCCGCCGCCGACGAGCTGCGCCGGGGCGTGACCCAGCTCGGCCTGCACGGCGGGGTCATCAACGGCCACACCCAGGGCCGGTACCTCTCCGAGCCGGAGTTCTGGCCGATCTTCGAGGCCGCCGAGGACCTCGACGTCCCGATCTACATCCACCCGACCGGTCTCCCGAAGACGATGCTGCCGCCGTTCCAGGAGGCCGGGCTCGACGGCGCGATCTACGGCTTCGCCGTCGACACCGGGCTGCACCTGCTCCGGATCATGACCGCCGGGGTCTTCGACCGGTTCCCGCGGCTGAAGATCGTCGTCGGCCACGCGGGGGAGGGGCTGCCGTTCTGGCTGTTCCGGCTGGACCACATGCACGCCGCGACCGTCCGAGCGCAGCGGTACGAGTCGATGAAGCCGACCCAGCGCACCATCAGCGAGTACATGCGGGAGAACGTCTACGTCACCACCAGCGGGATGGCGTGGGGCCCGGCAGTGCAGTTCTGCCAGCAGGTGCTCGGGGCCGACCGCGTCATGTACGCGATGGACTACCCGTACGAGTACGAGGTCGAGGAGGTCCTCACCTACGACCGGCTCGACGTCGACGACGAGACCAAGCGGATGCTCTTCCAGACCAACGCCGAGCGGGTCTTCGGCCTGCCCGTCGCCGCGCGGGCGTGA
- a CDS encoding FAD-dependent monooxygenase produces the protein MTGGQVRSQVVVVGGGPVGTGLAIGLGQLGVRCAVVERRAEPQPVPKGQNLTQRTMELMRAWGVEDRVRAGRTIPVEHGSRGLTAYGTLLGEHTHEWLRRSAVRRFYATDNERLPQYATERALRERVAELPEVAVHHGWRVEDVQQDDAGVRVRARDAAGEVLEVDAEYAVGCDGSRSVVREAAGITQHGTDHEQLMVLLVFRSSRLEDLVARHPGTSFFNVLHPDLAGYWQFLGRVDAGGTWFFHAPVAPGTDDRSTDFRPLLWAAVGAEFDVDVEHVGFWDMRFSLADRYRQGRLLLAGDAAHSHPPYGGYGINTGFEDAANLAWKLAGTLQGWGGPGLLDSYDAERRPVFASTRDDFIARSIEVDGEFLATYDPVADPAAFEAAWAARAPAAAAEVATYEPHYEGSPVVVGGGPGRPGARGRHEVRARPGHHLAPQPEGTDVDLFDQLTGGGFVLLRAGTAGGELVAAAGRASVPLRVVDVPAEVREAYGADLVLVRPDQFVAWVGDACPDADAVVATATGRARC, from the coding sequence GTGACCGGCGGGCAGGTCCGGTCCCAGGTCGTCGTCGTGGGCGGCGGGCCGGTGGGGACGGGGCTGGCCATCGGGCTCGGCCAGCTGGGCGTCCGCTGCGCCGTGGTGGAGCGCCGGGCCGAGCCGCAGCCCGTGCCCAAGGGGCAGAACCTGACCCAGCGCACGATGGAGCTGATGCGCGCCTGGGGCGTGGAGGACCGCGTCCGTGCCGGCCGGACCATCCCGGTCGAGCACGGCTCGCGGGGCCTCACCGCCTACGGCACGCTGCTCGGGGAGCACACCCACGAGTGGTTGCGCCGCAGCGCCGTCCGCCGGTTCTACGCGACCGACAACGAGCGCCTCCCGCAGTACGCCACCGAGCGGGCGCTGCGCGAGCGGGTCGCCGAGCTGCCGGAGGTCGCGGTGCACCACGGCTGGCGGGTGGAGGACGTGCAGCAGGACGACGCCGGTGTCCGGGTCCGCGCCCGGGACGCCGCCGGTGAGGTGCTGGAGGTCGACGCCGAGTACGCGGTGGGCTGCGACGGCAGCCGCTCCGTGGTCCGCGAGGCGGCCGGCATCACCCAGCACGGGACCGACCACGAGCAGCTCATGGTCCTGCTGGTGTTCCGGTCCAGCCGGTTGGAGGACCTGGTCGCCCGCCACCCGGGCACGTCGTTCTTCAACGTCCTGCACCCCGACCTGGCGGGGTACTGGCAGTTCCTCGGCCGCGTCGACGCCGGCGGGACGTGGTTCTTCCACGCCCCGGTGGCGCCGGGCACCGACGACCGCTCGACGGACTTCCGGCCGTTGCTGTGGGCGGCGGTCGGGGCGGAGTTCGACGTCGACGTCGAGCACGTCGGCTTCTGGGACATGCGGTTCAGCCTCGCCGACCGGTACCGGCAGGGCCGCCTGCTCCTGGCCGGCGACGCGGCGCACAGCCACCCGCCCTACGGCGGCTACGGCATCAACACCGGGTTCGAGGACGCCGCGAACCTCGCCTGGAAGCTCGCCGGCACGCTGCAGGGCTGGGGTGGGCCGGGGCTGCTGGACTCCTACGACGCGGAACGCCGGCCGGTCTTCGCCTCGACCAGGGACGACTTCATCGCCCGCTCCATCGAGGTCGACGGGGAGTTCCTGGCCACCTACGACCCCGTCGCCGACCCGGCGGCCTTCGAGGCCGCGTGGGCGGCGCGCGCGCCGGCTGCTGCCGCCGAGGTCGCCACCTACGAGCCGCACTACGAGGGCTCGCCGGTCGTCGTCGGCGGCGGTCCGGGCCGTCCCGGTGCCCGCGGCCGGCACGAGGTGCGCGCCCGCCCGGGCCACCACCTGGCGCCGCAACCGGAGGGCACCGACGTCGACCTGTTCGACCAGCTGACCGGCGGTGGGTTCGTGCTGCTGCGCGCCGGGACGGCGGGCGGCGAGCTCGTGGCCGCGGCGGGGCGGGCGTCGGTCCCGCTGCGGGTGGTGGACGTCCCCGCCGAGGTCCGGGAGGCCTACGGTGCCGACCTCGTGCTCGTCCGCCCCGACCAGTTCGTCGCCTGGGTGGGGGACGCCTGCCCGGACGCCGACGCGGTCGTCGCCACCGCCACCGGCCGCGCCCGGTGCTGA
- a CDS encoding TetR/AcrR family transcriptional regulator: protein MPPLTRERILRTAVAMADQDGLDAVTLRRIAAELGVHVTSLYNHVPTRDAVTDGIVETLLEEAGLPADAVGWEEWVRAFFTAMGTLAAAHPGAYAALQRRPVQGPRAAASFEVALGAFADAGLGDLDAYNAVKATALTALVVGLERSMSTRGPLPATAIEALPREGFPRFHGLRDLDEPDDPEAAWSFSLETLVAGLRVQVDRLAGAAGPTG, encoded by the coding sequence GTGCCGCCCCTCACCCGCGAGCGGATCCTGCGCACCGCCGTCGCGATGGCCGACCAGGACGGGCTGGACGCGGTGACCCTGCGGCGCATCGCCGCGGAGCTCGGCGTCCACGTCACCTCGCTGTACAACCACGTGCCCACCCGGGACGCCGTGACCGACGGCATCGTGGAGACCCTCCTGGAGGAGGCCGGGCTGCCGGCCGACGCGGTCGGCTGGGAGGAGTGGGTGCGCGCCTTCTTCACCGCGATGGGGACGCTCGCCGCCGCCCACCCCGGGGCCTACGCCGCCCTGCAGCGCCGCCCCGTCCAGGGGCCGCGCGCCGCGGCGTCCTTCGAGGTCGCGCTCGGCGCGTTCGCCGACGCCGGCCTCGGTGACCTGGACGCCTACAACGCGGTGAAGGCGACCGCCCTGACCGCGCTGGTGGTGGGCCTGGAGCGGAGCATGTCGACCCGGGGCCCGCTGCCCGCGACGGCGATCGAGGCGCTGCCGCGCGAGGGGTTCCCCCGCTTCCACGGCCTGCGCGACCTCGACGAGCCCGACGACCCCGAGGCCGCCTGGTCCTTCAGCCTCGAGACGCTGGTGGCCGGGCTGCGGGTGCAGGTCGACCGGCTGGCCGGCGCGGCCGGCCCGACCGGCTGA
- a CDS encoding serine hydrolase domain-containing protein yields the protein MLTADMLQEKLAELVHRHGVPGAQLAVVDGDEITEVAAGVLSLRTGWPATPDALFLPGSIGKLYTATLVMMLVDEGLLDLDLPVRSYLPGFEVRDPRARDVVTARDLLSHTSGFDGDHFTDTGRGDDALARYVDGCADLPQIAAPGTIWSYSNSGYSILGRIVEVLLGTTFEEALRDRITTPLRLAHTVSFAEEAIVHPTAVGHVPDPEDPARLVVSPTWALWRAFGPMGSAVVCSAGDVLRFVRLHLDGGVAPDGARLLDAGLAASMLEQQVALVDDSVLGQAWGLGWILDHWGDVAVIGHDGNSIGQNAFMRVAPQERFGFCLQTNTESALNLYRELAGWLFGERLGVGPRPDPAALDDEAVADPARYTGTYEREGLTFQVRADDDGRLLATVTPTHAVAESQGWPPMVDLPLRPVARDDSFLLKLPVADADLLAVFFDPEDAGGRPSHLHYGARAHRRIG from the coding sequence TTGCTGACAGCCGACATGCTCCAGGAGAAGCTCGCCGAACTCGTCCACCGGCACGGCGTCCCGGGCGCCCAGCTCGCGGTCGTGGACGGCGACGAGATCACCGAGGTGGCGGCCGGGGTGCTCAGCCTGCGCACCGGCTGGCCCGCGACGCCGGACGCCCTGTTCCTGCCCGGCTCGATCGGGAAGCTCTACACCGCGACCCTGGTGATGATGCTGGTCGACGAGGGGCTGCTCGACCTGGACCTGCCGGTCCGCAGCTACCTGCCGGGCTTCGAGGTCCGGGACCCGCGGGCCCGCGACGTCGTCACCGCCCGCGACCTGCTCAGCCACACCAGCGGCTTCGACGGCGACCACTTCACCGACACCGGGCGGGGCGACGACGCCCTGGCGCGGTACGTCGACGGCTGCGCGGACCTCCCGCAGATCGCCGCCCCCGGCACGATCTGGAGCTACAGCAACAGCGGCTACTCGATCCTGGGCCGCATCGTGGAGGTGCTGCTGGGCACGACCTTCGAGGAGGCGCTGCGCGACCGGATCACCACCCCGCTGCGGCTGGCGCACACCGTCTCCTTCGCCGAGGAGGCGATCGTCCACCCGACGGCGGTGGGCCACGTCCCCGACCCCGAGGACCCGGCCCGCCTGGTGGTCAGCCCGACCTGGGCGCTGTGGCGGGCGTTCGGGCCGATGGGCAGCGCGGTGGTCTGCAGCGCCGGTGACGTGCTGCGGTTCGTCCGGCTGCACCTGGACGGCGGGGTGGCCCCCGACGGCGCCCGGCTGCTGGACGCCGGCCTCGCCGCGAGCATGCTCGAGCAGCAGGTGGCCCTGGTCGACGACTCGGTGCTCGGGCAGGCCTGGGGGCTGGGCTGGATCCTCGACCACTGGGGCGACGTCGCCGTCATCGGCCACGACGGCAACTCGATCGGGCAGAACGCCTTCATGCGGGTGGCCCCGCAGGAGCGCTTCGGCTTCTGCCTGCAGACCAACACCGAGAGCGCGCTGAACCTGTACCGCGAGCTCGCGGGCTGGCTGTTCGGCGAGCGCCTGGGCGTCGGCCCGCGACCGGACCCGGCGGCCCTGGACGACGAGGCGGTGGCCGACCCGGCGCGGTACACCGGCACCTACGAGCGGGAAGGCCTCACCTTCCAGGTCCGGGCGGACGACGACGGCCGGCTGCTGGCGACGGTGACCCCGACGCACGCGGTCGCCGAGAGCCAGGGCTGGCCGCCGATGGTCGACCTGCCGCTGCGGCCGGTGGCCCGGGACGACTCGTTCCTGCTGAAGCTGCCGGTCGCCGACGCGGACCTGCTGGCGGTCTTCTTCGACCCCGAGGACGCCGGGGGCCGGCCCAGCCACCTGCACTACGGCGCCCGGGCGCACCGGCGCATCGGCTGA